From Phragmites australis chromosome 5, lpPhrAust1.1, whole genome shotgun sequence, a single genomic window includes:
- the LOC133917431 gene encoding RING-H2 finger protein ATL34-like → MSVSVEADTCYRWSCDFVVAHVILASGFITAPLAVVHLVNRPHSGRALFFGMFAVFCTTISLILCCRFYAELKRPPWPRWLSAASPSGGQQQQDGGGGGGQESLGNMTTREVSHDLRHPEQPVMVRVDIQAVLAVDRIPSYEHRDGAADCAVCLGDVEKGETVRRLPACQHVFHRECIDLWLHAHATCPVCRSSMRPAQPERPPEVVVNIGARPGMMFPGQAGPGLWIGLDSRLN, encoded by the coding sequence ATGTCTGTCTCCGTCGAGGCGGACACCTGCTACCGGTGGAGCTGCGACTTTGTCGTCGCGCACGTCATCTTAGCCAGCGGGTTCATCACGGCGCCCTTGGCCGTCGTCCACCTCGTCAACCGCCCGCACTCCGGCCGCGCCCTCTTCTTCGGCATGTTCGCCGTCTTCTGCACCACTATCAGCCTCATCCTCTGCTGCCGCTTCTACGCCGAGCTCAAACGCCCGCCGTGGCCGCGTTGGCTCTCGGCGGCATCGCCGTCCGGcggccagcagcagcaggacggcggtggtggcggcggccaaGAATCGCTGGGGAACATGACAACGAGGGAGGTCTCGCACGACCTCCGACACCCCGAGCAGCCGGTGATGGTCCGCGTGGATATTCAGGCCGTCCTCGCCGTGGACCGCATCCCGAGCTACGAGCACCGGGACGGCGCCGCCGACTGCGCGGTGTGCCTGGGCGACGTGGAGAAGGGGGAGACGGTGCGGCGGCTGCCGGCGTGCCAGCACGTGTTCCACAGGGAGTGCATCGACCTGTGGCTGCACGCACACGCGACGTGCCCGGTTTGCCGCTCCAGCATGCGGCCGGCGCAGCCGGAACGACCGCCGGAGGTCGTCGTGAACATCGGAGCCCGGCCAGGCATGATGTTCCCAGGCCAGGCCGGGCCGGGCTTGTGGATTGGGCTGGACTCTCGCCTGAATTAG